In Gottschalkia purinilytica, a single window of DNA contains:
- the rsxA gene encoding electron transport complex subunit RsxA, whose protein sequence is MKLLTIVISAIFVNNFVLSRFLGICPFLGVSKKIETSLGMGMAVTFVMTISSAVTYIVQKSILDPLKVGYLQTIVFILVIAALVQAVEMFMKKASPSLYESLGVYLPLITTNCAVLGAALLNIQMEFNFIETVINGLAAAIGFTLAIVLFAGIRERLALADVPESLEGFPIALITAGLMSIAFLGFVGLV, encoded by the coding sequence ATGAAACTTTTAACTATAGTAATCAGTGCTATATTTGTTAATAACTTTGTATTATCTAGATTCTTAGGAATATGTCCATTCTTAGGTGTCTCTAAAAAAATAGAGACTTCTTTAGGTATGGGAATGGCAGTAACATTTGTTATGACGATATCATCTGCAGTAACCTACATTGTTCAAAAATCTATATTAGATCCTCTCAAGGTAGGGTATCTTCAGACTATTGTATTTATATTAGTTATTGCTGCATTAGTTCAAGCTGTTGAGATGTTTATGAAAAAGGCAAGTCCATCTTTATACGAATCACTAGGTGTTTACTTACCACTTATTACGACTAACTGTGCTGTACTAGGTGCTGCACTTCTTAATATACAAATGGAATTCAACTTTATAGAAACAGTAATTAATGGATTAGCTGCAGCCATAGGGTTTACTTTGGCTATAGTATTATTTGCTGGTATAAGAGAAAGATTAGCTTTAGCTGATGTTCCAGAGTCGTTAGAAGGATTTCCTATAGCACTTATAACTGCAGGATTAATGTCAATAGCATTCTTAGGTTTTGTTGGACTTGTATAG
- the mreD gene encoding rod shape-determining protein MreD, with translation MNYIIIAGIIILNFILQSTVFQYFHFLQVLPNTSLILVVTYSLLAGKNSGAIVGLAVGLLQDIFFYDVIGVNALIYFLIGYVLGLLDEKVFKENLILPFLITAATTAVFHIMHYFFMYFLSVDVHLIPILKNVLLKEAIYNAVLSIFVYKYMLKFYKEPRIKFTKRL, from the coding sequence TTGAATTATATTATAATAGCAGGGATAATAATACTTAATTTCATATTACAGTCTACTGTATTTCAATACTTTCATTTTTTACAAGTACTTCCCAATACTTCTTTAATCTTAGTAGTTACATATTCTCTATTAGCAGGAAAAAATTCAGGTGCTATAGTAGGACTAGCTGTAGGTCTTTTACAAGACATATTTTTCTATGATGTTATAGGGGTTAATGCTCTTATTTATTTTCTAATAGGATATGTCTTGGGACTTTTAGATGAAAAAGTTTTTAAAGAAAATCTAATTTTGCCATTTTTAATAACAGCAGCAACTACTGCTGTATTTCATATAATGCATTACTTCTTTATGTACTTTTTATCAGTGGATGTTCATTTGATTCCGATATTAAAAAATGTACTATTAAAAGAAGCTATATATAATGCTGTTCTTTCAATTTTTGTATATAAGTATATGTTGAAGTTTTATAAAGAACCTCGAATAAAGTTTACTAAAAGACTTTAG
- a CDS encoding RnfABCDGE type electron transport complex subunit B, translating into METILIPIAILGGLGLLFGIGLAIVAKAFAVEVDPKVEKVKEALPGANCGACGFPGCEGLAVAISKGEAPASGCPVGGASTTEKIAEIMGTSAEVADKKVARVICKGTNCNTFEKFEYQGIKDCRAAALVSGGSKSCSYGCLGFGSCKDVCQFGAIVIEDGIAKIDKEKCTSCGKCLEVCPKSVIELVPYDQDVFVDCNNKELGKGVKEKCDVGCIGCKICVKACPFDAMDFENNLAKINYDKCTNCMVCAEKCPTKAITANFEKRKKAKVEDDLCIGCTICAKQCPVEAIEGNLKEVHSVVEEKCIGCGVCFEKCPKKAITLQ; encoded by the coding sequence ATGGAAACTATTTTAATTCCTATTGCCATTTTAGGGGGATTAGGATTATTATTCGGTATAGGATTAGCTATAGTAGCAAAGGCATTTGCCGTTGAAGTTGATCCTAAAGTTGAAAAAGTTAAAGAAGCTCTTCCAGGAGCAAATTGTGGGGCTTGTGGATTTCCAGGATGTGAAGGACTTGCAGTGGCAATTTCAAAAGGTGAAGCTCCTGCAAGTGGATGTCCTGTAGGTGGAGCTTCTACTACTGAAAAAATAGCTGAAATAATGGGAACTTCAGCAGAGGTAGCAGATAAAAAAGTAGCTAGAGTAATTTGTAAAGGAACAAACTGTAATACATTTGAGAAATTTGAGTATCAAGGAATAAAAGATTGTAGAGCAGCAGCGTTAGTTTCTGGTGGAAGTAAATCATGCTCTTATGGTTGTTTAGGGTTCGGAAGTTGTAAAGATGTTTGTCAATTTGGTGCTATTGTAATTGAAGACGGAATAGCTAAAATAGATAAAGAAAAATGTACTTCATGTGGTAAATGTTTAGAAGTATGTCCAAAGTCTGTTATAGAACTAGTACCATATGATCAAGATGTATTTGTGGATTGTAATAATAAAGAGCTTGGTAAAGGTGTAAAAGAAAAATGTGACGTTGGTTGTATAGGATGTAAAATTTGTGTTAAAGCATGCCCATTTGATGCTATGGATTTTGAAAATAATTTAGCGAAAATAAATTATGATAAATGTACTAATTGTATGGTTTGCGCTGAGAAATGTCCTACAAAGGCAATAACTGCAAATTTTGAAAAGAGAAAAAAGGCTAAAGTTGAAGATGACTTATGCATAGGATGTACTATATGTGCTAAGCAATGTCCTGTAGAGGCTATTGAAGGTAATTTAAAAGAAGTTCACAGTGTAGTTGAAGAAAAATGTATAGGATGTGGAGTATGTTTTGAAAAATGTCCTAAAAAAGCTATAACTCTACAATAA
- a CDS encoding Maf family protein: MKSIVLASGSPRRKELLRKFNLEFNIIPSDIKEYINDDEGPIETAMSLALQKVLDVSNKQDENKIILALDTIVYKDSILGKPKDRDDAFNMLNSLNGKEHYVITGIAIVNKTNNVKLVDYESTKVKFRELSTDKIERYLDTEEYKDKAGAYGIQGYGEILVEWIKGSYSNVVGLPISKIDNILEKFYNIKLL, from the coding sequence GTGAAAAGTATAGTATTGGCGTCTGGTTCACCTAGAAGAAAAGAATTACTTAGAAAGTTTAATTTAGAATTTAATATAATTCCTAGTGATATAAAAGAATATATAAATGATGATGAAGGACCAATAGAAACTGCAATGTCATTAGCTCTTCAAAAGGTTTTAGATGTTTCTAATAAACAAGATGAAAATAAAATAATATTGGCTCTGGATACCATTGTATATAAGGACTCTATTTTGGGAAAACCCAAAGATAGAGATGATGCATTTAATATGTTAAATAGCCTTAATGGAAAAGAACATTATGTTATAACAGGCATTGCTATTGTTAATAAAACAAATAATGTTAAATTAGTAGATTATGAATCTACTAAGGTTAAATTTAGAGAATTATCTACAGATAAAATAGAAAGATACTTAGATACAGAAGAATATAAAGATAAGGCAGGAGCATATGGAATTCAGGGTTATGGTGAAATTTTAGTAGAATGGATTAAAGGATCTTACTCTAATGTAGTAGGATTGCCAATATCGAAGATTGATAATATTTTAGAAAAATTTTATAATATAAAGTTGTTATAG
- a CDS encoding NusG domain II-containing protein has protein sequence MTKYDKYLIFIILISSFIGIYYVNKIATNSSNKYVNIELDGKKYKKITLDNKEMRTLEIKTKFGYNKLEINKGKVRVVEANCPDQLDVKQGYITRPGEMIVCLPNRLVIEIKTESKTNKEIDYISY, from the coding sequence ATGACAAAATACGACAAATATCTTATATTTATTATTTTGATTTCGAGCTTCATTGGGATATACTATGTTAATAAAATAGCTACAAATTCATCAAATAAATATGTTAACATAGAATTAGATGGGAAAAAATATAAAAAAATAACTTTAGATAATAAAGAAATGAGAACATTGGAAATTAAGACAAAATTTGGGTATAATAAGCTAGAGATAAACAAAGGAAAAGTTAGAGTAGTAGAAGCAAATTGTCCAGATCAACTTGATGTAAAACAAGGCTATATAACTAGACCAGGAGAAATGATAGTATGCCTACCAAATAGACTTGTTATAGAGATAAAAACAGAGTCTAAAACTAATAAAGAAATTGACTATATTAGTTATTAA
- the rsxE gene encoding electron transport complex subunit RsxE has translation MNIFKNLKNGIINDNPTFVQLIGMCPTLAVTTSAINGLAMGLATMCVLIGSNLVISLLKKVIPDKIRIPAFVVVIATFVTIIGMVMKAYVPELDKTLGIFIPLIVVNCLILGRAEAFASKNSAVSSIFDGIGMGLGFTIGLTVLAIIREILGAGSIFGFSLFGKAFQPAIIMILPPGAFFALGLLIGLINKVTKKKAESSCH, from the coding sequence ATGAATATATTTAAAAATTTAAAAAATGGAATTATAAATGACAACCCTACTTTTGTACAACTTATAGGTATGTGTCCTACCCTTGCTGTTACGACATCAGCTATCAATGGATTAGCAATGGGATTAGCTACAATGTGTGTTTTAATAGGATCGAACCTAGTTATATCACTATTAAAAAAGGTAATACCAGATAAAATACGTATACCTGCCTTCGTAGTTGTTATAGCTACATTTGTAACTATAATAGGTATGGTTATGAAAGCATATGTACCAGAGCTTGATAAAACTCTAGGTATTTTTATACCTTTAATAGTTGTTAACTGTTTAATATTAGGTAGAGCAGAAGCCTTTGCTTCTAAAAATTCAGCAGTATCATCTATATTTGATGGGATCGGAATGGGTCTAGGATTTACTATTGGACTTACAGTATTAGCAATTATAAGAGAAATATTAGGTGCTGGAAGTATATTTGGATTCTCATTATTTGGTAAAGCTTTTCAACCAGCAATAATAATGATATTACCTCCTGGAGCATTCTTTGCATTAGGATTATTAATCGGATTAATAAATAAAGTAACTAAAAAGAAAGCTGAATCAAGTTGCCATTAG
- a CDS encoding rod shape-determining protein yields the protein MGIFSAFSKDMGIDLGTANTLVYARGKGIIIKEPSVVAIHAHTKEVLAVGEEAKKMIGRTPGHIVAIRPLSDGVIADFDVTQSMLKYFIKRAHPRRSVVQPRVVICVPSGVTEVEKRAVEEAAVQAGARDAYLIEEPMAAAIGAGLPVQEPTGSMIVDIGGGTTEVAIISLGGIVTSRSIRVAGDELDDSIVGYIKKEYSLMIGERTAEEVKITIGSADLGSNKEKKLSIRGRDLVTGLPKTVEISSNEIHEAMKEPIYSIVDAIKYTLEKTPPELASDIMEQGIMLAGGGALLDGLDRMIRKETGMPVHIAEEPLDCVALGTGMALEDIETLKRVTKNSRKID from the coding sequence ATGGGTATTTTTAGTGCGTTTTCAAAAGATATGGGAATAGACTTAGGAACAGCAAATACATTAGTTTATGCAAGAGGTAAAGGTATAATAATAAAGGAGCCATCGGTTGTTGCTATTCATGCACATACTAAAGAAGTTTTAGCAGTTGGTGAAGAGGCTAAAAAAATGATAGGTAGAACACCAGGACATATAGTAGCAATAAGACCTTTAAGTGATGGGGTTATAGCTGACTTTGATGTTACTCAAAGTATGTTAAAATATTTTATAAAAAGAGCTCATCCAAGACGTTCAGTAGTACAACCTCGTGTTGTTATATGCGTTCCTTCAGGTGTAACTGAGGTTGAAAAAAGAGCAGTTGAAGAAGCAGCAGTACAAGCAGGAGCAAGGGATGCATACCTTATAGAAGAGCCAATGGCTGCAGCAATAGGTGCAGGACTTCCAGTTCAAGAACCTACAGGTAGTATGATCGTTGATATAGGTGGAGGAACTACTGAAGTGGCTATAATATCACTTGGAGGAATAGTTACAAGTAGATCAATAAGAGTAGCTGGAGACGAGTTAGATGACTCTATAGTTGGATATATTAAAAAAGAATATAGTCTTATGATAGGAGAAAGAACTGCTGAGGAAGTTAAGATAACAATAGGATCAGCAGACTTAGGTAGTAATAAAGAAAAGAAACTTAGTATAAGAGGTAGAGACTTAGTTACAGGCTTACCTAAAACAGTAGAAATAAGCTCAAATGAAATACATGAGGCTATGAAAGAACCTATTTATAGCATTGTAGATGCAATAAAATATACATTAGAAAAAACTCCGCCAGAATTAGCTTCAGACATAATGGAACAAGGTATAATGCTAGCAGGTGGTGGAGCATTATTAGATGGACTAGATAGAATGATAAGAAAAGAAACAGGTATGCCTGTTCACATAGCAGAAGAACCATTAGACTGTGTAGCTTTAGGTACAGGAATGGCTCTAGAAGATATAGAAACTCTTAAAAGAGTGACTAAAAATTCTAGAAAGATAGATTAA
- the mreC gene encoding rod shape-determining protein MreC produces MNIFRKFKGRMIVAFVTIILIVIIGLTSTGKLKITKLENILGNVITPVQKVAYSISKNVANGFSSVGDIFTLKEENTQLKKEVAKLKDKVIKYEDIIGRSDYLKEEAELKSKTNYNLVNSQIIGKDPGNWFEKFIIDKGSKDGIKKGDPVVKAVEIEKDNIVEGLVGRVTEVGDNWSKVVSIVDSSNSVSFTIVRNQNNGVAKEGSQGILSGYMFDTKADVSKGDKLLTSGLGGVFEKGIFIGEVIEIKKKSEDLLVHVKIKPSVDFNKLHEVFVITGKKH; encoded by the coding sequence ATGAACATTTTTAGAAAGTTTAAAGGAAGAATGATAGTAGCTTTTGTTACTATCATTCTAATTGTAATTATAGGTTTAACATCTACAGGTAAGCTGAAAATAACTAAATTAGAAAATATACTTGGAAATGTTATAACTCCAGTTCAAAAAGTAGCTTATAGTATATCAAAAAATGTAGCTAATGGATTTAGCTCCGTTGGTGATATTTTTACTTTGAAGGAAGAAAATACACAACTAAAAAAAGAAGTAGCAAAATTAAAAGATAAGGTAATAAAATATGAAGACATAATAGGAAGATCGGATTACTTAAAGGAAGAAGCAGAACTTAAAAGCAAGACTAATTATAACTTAGTAAATTCCCAAATAATAGGCAAAGATCCTGGTAACTGGTTTGAAAAATTTATAATAGATAAAGGGAGTAAGGATGGAATAAAAAAAGGTGATCCGGTAGTTAAGGCTGTTGAGATAGAAAAAGATAATATAGTAGAAGGTCTTGTTGGTAGAGTTACTGAGGTTGGAGATAACTGGTCAAAGGTAGTGTCAATAGTGGATAGTTCAAATAGTGTAAGCTTTACTATAGTCAGAAACCAAAATAATGGAGTGGCAAAAGAAGGTTCTCAAGGTATATTAAGTGGATATATGTTTGATACTAAGGCCGATGTTTCTAAAGGTGATAAGCTGTTGACATCTGGACTAGGAGGAGTTTTTGAAAAAGGAATTTTTATAGGGGAAGTTATTGAAATCAAAAAGAAAAGTGAAGATTTACTTGTACATGTAAAAATTAAGCCTTCAGTTGACTTTAACAAGTTGCATGAAGTATTCGTAATTACTGGAAAAAAACATTAA
- a CDS encoding Gx transporter family protein: MRLKKIIFLSVLVSLGLALNIVESMIPFPIIIPGAKLGLSNIVSLVALVLFGFKEAIVISILKGLVLALATGNFSTLLYSIPSATGSTIIMTLAYEYLRNYFSLIGVSILGALTHNFLQITVASLIMQNINIFSYLPFMALTSLFTGYFIGLSSIYLVKNMKNTLGGYLK, encoded by the coding sequence ATGAGATTAAAAAAAATAATATTTTTATCAGTACTTGTGTCACTAGGACTTGCATTAAATATTGTTGAAAGTATGATACCTTTTCCAATCATTATTCCTGGAGCTAAACTAGGATTATCTAATATTGTTTCTTTAGTAGCGTTGGTGTTATTTGGATTTAAAGAAGCTATAGTTATATCAATTTTAAAAGGGTTGGTATTAGCTCTTGCTACAGGCAATTTTTCAACCTTATTATATAGTATTCCGTCTGCTACTGGAAGTACTATAATAATGACACTAGCTTATGAGTATTTAAGAAACTATTTTAGTTTGATAGGAGTAAGTATATTAGGAGCTTTAACGCATAATTTTTTACAAATAACAGTTGCTAGCTTAATTATGCAAAATATAAATATTTTTTCATATCTCCCTTTTATGGCTTTGACTAGTCTTTTTACGGGATATTTTATAGGACTTAGTTCTATATATTTAGTTAAAAACATGAAAAATACTCTTGGTGGATATTTAAAATGA
- the radC gene encoding RadC family protein has protein sequence MKESLRYTMKSLPEEERPREKLYKYGVKSLSNPELLSIIIRTGSKEYSAIELSNRLLSIDKQGISFLSDSSIEEITKVKGIGKCKAAQILAAIELGKRVLISSSIDQKKITSPLDVVNFLITDMQHLKKEYFKVIMLDTKNKIIGIDDVSVGSLNSSIVHPREVFKEAVKRSSASMILTHNHPSGDPSPSKEDINVTKRLLECGQILGISILDHIVIGKNTYFSFREENIL, from the coding sequence ATGAAAGAGAGTTTAAGATATACTATGAAAAGTCTACCTGAGGAAGAAAGACCTAGAGAAAAACTATATAAATATGGAGTTAAAAGTTTATCTAATCCAGAATTATTATCAATAATTATAAGAACAGGAAGTAAAGAATACTCAGCAATTGAGCTTTCAAATAGGTTATTATCAATTGATAAACAAGGAATATCTTTTTTATCAGATTCTTCTATTGAAGAAATAACTAAAGTAAAAGGCATAGGAAAATGTAAAGCAGCACAAATACTAGCTGCAATAGAACTAGGAAAGAGAGTGTTAATATCCAGTTCAATAGATCAGAAAAAAATAACTTCACCTTTAGATGTTGTTAACTTTCTTATAACTGATATGCAACATTTAAAAAAGGAGTATTTTAAGGTAATAATGCTTGATACTAAAAATAAAATTATAGGAATAGATGACGTATCCGTAGGTAGCTTAAACTCATCAATTGTACATCCAAGAGAAGTCTTTAAAGAAGCAGTAAAAAGGAGTAGTGCGTCAATGATCTTGACACATAATCATCCAAGTGGAGATCCATCTCCTAGTAAAGAAGATATTAATGTTACTAAGAGACTACTAGAGTGTGGACAAATTTTAGGAATATCAATATTGGATCATATAGTTATAGGAAAAAATACTTATTTTAGTTTTAGAGAAGAGAACATATTATAA